Genomic segment of Arachis stenosperma cultivar V10309 chromosome 4, arast.V10309.gnm1.PFL2, whole genome shotgun sequence:
GTTAGGGCAGATGCTGCAGTAACGGTAAAGGTCTTGCAACAAGCAACGAAAATCGATTACAGGTTCAGGCCTAGTTACAGGATGGTTTGGATGGCAAAACAGAAGGCAGTAGCACAAATATACGGAGATTGGGAAGAGTCATATGCCGAGTTGCCACGTTGGATGCTAGGGGTCCAGTCAACTATGGCCAGGACAGTTACAGTGTTGAAGACCTCTCCTGTTAGAGTTGGGGATCAGGTCGATGAGTCTATAGTGTACTTTCATCGTCTTTTTTGGACATTTTTACCCTGCATTGAGGCCTTCCGGCATTGCAAGCCCCTGGTGAGTATTGACGGTACCCACTTGTATGGCAAGTATGGAGGCACGTTGCTGTTTGCGATAGCGCAGGATGGGAACTCGAACATCCTCCTGATATCCTTCGCCCTTGTAGAGGGAGAAAATGCAGAGTCATGGTCCTTTTTCTTGTCCAACCTACGATCGCATGTGACGCCGCAGAAGGGTATTCTTGTTATCTCCGACAGGCATAATGGCTTTAAGGCTACCCTTGAGGCCCCCGAAAATGGTTGGCTGCCTCCACAGGATTTTCGAGCGTTCTGTATTCGTCATGTAGCGGCAAATTTTAGCCTAAGTTTCAAAGGTAAAGATGCAAGGAGGATGTTGGTGAATGCTGACTATGCAAAGACTGAAGCAGAGTTTTATTACTGGTTTGACATCATGCGGACTGAGAATCCGGTCATGTGTGATTGGGCCAATCGGATGGAGTATGACAAGTGGACCCAGCATTAGAATTGCAGGAGATGGTTTGGGCACATGACAACCAACATTAGTGAATGTATGAATTCTGTGTTAAAGGGAACTCGCAACCTCCCAGTCACTGCATTGGTTAAGTCAACTTACAGGAGGCTTGCTGAGCTATTCGTTGTCTGCGGACAGATGGCGGAGGCACAGCTAGGGACTGGGCATGAATTTTGTCAGGCATTGGTGAAGGCAATAGAGCGGAATATCAGAGACTCTAGGTGCTTCACCAATCGGAGTATACGGTGGCTGAGACGACACCGACGGGAAACTTCTCGCTAGGTAGCTATCGAGTTTCTCTTAAGGACCACACATGCGACTGTGACTACTTTCAGGCGCTGCATTATCCATGTTGTCACGCCATTGCATGTTGCGCTCACTCGCATCTGAATTGGGCGTCATATGTTCATGAGGTGTGTCGTATGAGTGAGGTGTTCAACGTGTACAAGCAAGGGTTTGTTCCGCCTATCCCAGAAGGCCTCTAGCCCCCATATGCTGGTCTGACTGTCATTCCCGATCCTAACATGAGGCGTGCAAGAGATGGATGTCCGAAGGCAACCAGGTTCCACGGTAGCATGGATCAGTCTGCTGAAAACCACCCGAAGCATTGTGGACTCTGCCGTCAGCCTGGTCATACACGGAGGAACTGTGACCAACGACGACATACTGCTGCCGGGATGGTTAGATGTTATCAggtttttgttgttgttgatgttgTGTGGCTTGTATTAGGAATGCTTAAGTTGTGTAATGTTAGGCGTTGAGTCAATCAATGTCGTTGGTGAGTTCATTGTATTAAGTATGTATGTCTAACTCGTATTATTTTAGATGTTTAATTGTAACACATTGGTCAACTTATGCAAGAGCTAAATAGTAGTTACAAATGGGTTCATAACCATATATCATAAAACATATGTAACACACGTACATGTCTAATACTATATAACAATAGTCTCATGCATAAGAACCTAAACATGCTGCGCAGAACATAATGAAACATAATTCCTACCATATGTAAAAACAACACAATCCTAATCAGAATCCTTGATGGTGTCACTGTCATCACCATCGAAACCACCAAGCAGGTGAGATTTGGTGCCACATCTAGGAGGACGTCTCAACCTTGTCGGTCGCTGAACATGATCTGCTGTGGATGTATATAGCAGAACAGCGCTGAATGCTGATGGGGGAGTCCCTCCCAAAGCGAACCATGGGTCATATGGAGATGTTGCAGGCTCATTCAAATCCACCGGCATCTGAGGCTGAACATCCTGACTCCGTGGCTGGTACTCAACAAACTGGGACTGAACATCTGGCATCTATGGCCTATAATGGGTCGCATCGTCATCCCTCAGCATGTCTGCTATATCTCTAAAGAACTCTGACTGACTAACATGATCCCCGATGTCCATGCTGACGGGCACGCTAGCAAAATTAGGGAAGCCCTGTGGCCCGACTCTCCCGAACATCTAAGAGCTAACCCCAACTTCGTAGGTGGGGTGATCCATCCCTATGTCCAAACCTCCAAGACCCTCACCAACAGCGTGCTGAAAACCATCATCCCCATCGAGAGGTCCTCTACCTCGAGCCCGTCCACGACCATCCCTCCCACCGTGTCGTCTGGCTCTCTGTCAAGGAACACGATGATCCACAAAGCCTCTATCATCAGCACCACCTTCGTTGTCATCCATAAGGTTGTCAAGCCATCGCGACTATCAATCGGTGGCACGTGTGCCTATACGCCGACGCCAATCCACTCGCCTGTTGTCAGGTCTGTCTGGGACCTACACCTTGGAAGGTGCTAGGGACGATTCTCTGTGACGAGCCTCCTCTGACAAGACAATCGGTCTAGGATCATGAAATACAACATCTGGTGACAGGAATCTGTGGGCCACATGGCACCACCAGTCCAAGTACTCCGTTGATGGACCTAGATCAGCTACTCTATCGACCGGGATAACTGAATCTAGCCTGTTGTTCCAATGCTAATGCCATTCCTGATAATATCTGGGGAAGCATCAATCTCCACCCCTTTCATCCTTCACATGGAGCTAATCTATGTTTAGAGCAAACTGAGGGAGATGCtgaatggtgcacgaaattgtgatctcaatggcgccaacaacttggtacgcacaattgtaatttcaattctttttcacaacttcgcacaactaaccagtaagtgcattgggtcgtccaagtaataaaccttacgtgagtaagggtcgatcccacggagattgacggcttgaagcaagctatggtcatcttgtaaatctcagtcagacagatttaaatggttatggagttttgatcattaaaagataaataaacataaaataaagatagagatacttatgtaattcattggtggaaatttcagataagcatatggagatgcgttgttccttctgaatctctgctttcctactgcctacatccaatccttcatactcctttctatggcaagctgtatgttgggggatcaccgttgtcaatggctaccgtccgtcctctcagtgaaaatggtccaaatgtgctgtcaccgcacgactaatcatctgtcggttctcactcatgttggaataggatccagtgatccttttgcgtctatcactacgcccaatattcgcgagtttgaagctcgtcacagtcatcccatcccagatcctactcggaataccacagacaaggtttagactctttggatctcaagaatgctgccaaatgattctagcttataccacgaagactctgatcgtgAACCAGAaggctaagagatatgcattcaagcttgtttccaggtagaacagaagtgtttgtcaggcacgcgttcataggttgagaataaTTATGAGCATCACaaaatcatcacattcattatgTTCTTGTGTGTGAATGGATATcgtagaacaagaataagcatgaattgaatagaaaacattagtagttgcattaatactcaaggaacagcagagctccacaccttaatttatggtgtgtagaaactccaccgttgaaaatacataagtgatgatggtccaggcatggccgtggggccagcccccaatgtctagGGACTAAGAATGATCCCAGCatccaagatgtctaatacaatagtaaaaagttctatttatactaaactagttactagggttacagaaacaagtaaatgatgcagaaatccacttcctggcccacttggtgtgtgcttgggctgagcattgaagctttcatgtgtagagacttttcttggagttaaacgccagtttgcagcttgttttgggcatttaactctagcttgtaacctgtttctggagTTTAACACCAGAATAGGGCAGGGAGTTGGCGTTTGAaagccagtttgcgtcatcaaaactcgagcaaattatggactattatatattgctggaaatccctggatgtctactttccaacgcaattgagagcgcgccattgggtttctgtagctccaaaaattctatttcgagtgcagggaggtcagaattcaacagcatcagtagtcatttttcagcctctgaatcagattttgctcaagTTCCTCAagttcagccagaaaatacctgaaatcatagaaaaacacacaaactcatagtaaagtccaaaaatgtgaattttgcttaaaaactgataaaaatatactaaaaagtagctagatctcactaaaaactatttaaaaataatacaaaaagcgtataaattatccgctcatcacatcaccaaacttaaattgttgcttgtccctaagcaactaaaaaaatagaataaaaagaagagaatatacaatgaacctcacaatatcaatgaaacttagtcccaattagatgagcggggctagtagctttttgcttttgaacggttttggcatctcactttatcctttgaaattcagaatgattggcatctataggaactcaaaattttagatagtgttattgattctcctagttcagtatgttgattcacacaactactttatcagtcttggccgtggccctaagcaatttattttccagtattagcaccggatacataaatgccagaGACACATAAcagggtgaaccttttcagattgtgactcagctttgctaaagtccccagttagaggtgtccagagttcttaagcacactctttttgctttggatcacgactttaaccactcagtctcaagcttttcacttggaccttcatgacacaagcacatggttagggacagcttgatttagccgcttaggcatggattttattttcttgggccctcctatccattaatgcttaaagccttggatcctttttacccttgccttttggtttaaagggctattggctttttctgcttgctttttctttttctttctttcttttttttcgccatttttttctctcttttttttgctacttttttttactgctttttcttgcttcaagaatcaatttcatgacttttcagattatcaataacatttctctttgttcatcattctttcaagagccaacaattttaacattcataaacttcactataagaAAAtgtactgttcaagcattcattcagaaaataaaatgtattgccaccacatcaaaataattaaactaatttcaagataaaaacatggataacacataaagcataaaatttgaaaaacagaaaaataaaaacaaggaaattaaagaacgggtccaccttagtgatggcggctagttcttcctcttgaagatccaatggaatgcctgagctcctctatgtctcttccttgcctttgttgctcctccctcatagctttTTGGTCCTTtctgatttcatggaggataatggagtgcttttggtgctccatccttagtgcttttggtgctcctatccttagttgctcccaatagttgtgtgaaGGAAAATGTATCctttgaggtatctcagggatttcttgatgagggaattcctcatgctcttgttaaggtccatgagtgggctctcttgtttgctccatcatttttctagtgatgggcttttgagatgaatctcttcaTCTCCCATGAGTCAGAgttggaagcaattgccttccctttcctctttctagaggtttctccggccttaggtgccataaatggttatggaaaaagaaagaaacacttttttccacaccaaacttaaaaggtttgctcgtcctcgagcaaaaaaagaaagaaagaaggggaagaagaagagaatggaggagatggagggtggtatgtggttcggccaagggggtaggagagtgtttgtgatgtgtgaaaatgaagaagtgaagaggggtatttatagggaaagaggGGGAGAGTGGCCGAATGGAATTGGGTGGGTTTGAGAGGGgaaagtgtttgaatttgaaagtgaggtaggtggggggtttttggggaaaagatatggaggtgattggtgaagagaatatagggaagaTGATAGGATTTGATTggtgagtggtgttttgggtggagtgttatagagatatgtgagggggagagagaggtggagatcctgtggggtccacagatcttgaggggtcaaggatttctcatccctacTCCATTTAGGCGTGCAAAACGCCCTTATTGTGcaatcctggtgtttaacgccagactactgcttgtttctggcgttaaacgccagcttttatacctttcttggcgtttaacgctaagctgttacttgtttctggcgttaaacgccagctttgtgcccttttctggcgttaaacgcccataatggtgccagactgggcgtttaacgcccattctgcaactcttactggcgtttaaatgccagtaagttcCTCCTTCAGGGTGTGCTGCgtttaatgctgtttttgaatttgctttaattttttgcagttgtttttgtgactccacatgatcatcaacctaaagaaaacatgaaataacatagataaataaaaattaggttgcctcccaacaagcgctactttaatgtcagtagcttgacagtgggctttcatggagcctcatagataatcagagcatggttggggcctctcaacaccaaacttagagtttggttgtagcctttcaacaccaaactaagagtttggttgtggcctcccagcaccaaacttagagtttgaatgtgggggctttgtttgactctgtattgagagaagcttttcatgcttcctctccatgtgtacagaaggagaaccttgagttttgaatacaaggtagtcctcattcaattgaaggaccaactctcctctgccaacatcaatcacagcttttgctgtggctaggaaaggtctgccaaggatgatggattcatcctcatcctttctagtgtctaagattatgaaatcagcagggatgtaaaggccttcaacctttactagcacgtcctctactagtccataagcctttttcatggatttgtctgccatctctagtgagattcttaaagcttgaacctcaaagattcccagtttttccattacaaagagtggcatgaggtttatgcctgaccccatgtcacacaaagccttctcaaaggtcatggtgcctatggtacaaggtattaagaaccttctgggatccttttttttttgaggtaatgtctgcctaatcaagttattcagttcattggtgagcaagggggttcatcctccccaAGTCTTATTActaaataacttggcattcagcttcatgattgctccaaggtacttagcaacttgctcttcagtaatatcttcatcctcttcagaggaggaatactcatccgagcttatgaatggcagaagtaggttcaatggaatctctatggtctctagatgagcctcagattccttaggttccttaattgggaactcctttttgtccagaggacgtcccatgaggtcttcctcactgggattcacgtcctcctcctcctctctaggttcggccacaccaagtaaggttatggccttgcactctctttttggattctcttctgtattgcttgggagagtactaggaggagtttcagtgattcttttactcagctggcctacttatgcctccaaatttctaatgaaggaccttgtttcattcatgaaacttagtgtAGCCTTAGATAGAttagagactatatttgctaagctagaggggctctgctcagtattctctgtctgttgctgagaggatgatggaaaaggcttgctattgctaaacctgtttcttccaccattattaaagcctttctaaggcttttgttgatccttccatgagaaatttggatgatttctccatgatggattataggtgtttccataggcttcacccatgtaattcacctctgccattgcagggttctcaagatcataagcttcttcttcagaagatgctttttagtactgttggatgcattttgcaaactattcagactctgagaaatcatattgatttgttgagtcaacattttgttctgagccaatatggcattcagagcatcaatttcaagaattcctttcctctgaggcgtcccattactcacaggattcgtttcagaggtgtacatgaactggttatttgcaaccatttcaatgagttcctgagcttctgcaggcgttttcttcaggtgaatagatccacctgcagaatggtcca
This window contains:
- the LOC130975053 gene encoding uncharacterized protein LOC130975053; amino-acid sequence: MKVVETLEVDSAVEELVKEDNKEDFVLEGEEIVEKKIIEDEYDCILQYLDQNKDEAVLSVKDYSIRRGVAYRVLESDHLKYHGKYKGKGCSWLIRILLRARKGTWKVRRYNGPHTCLATFIFSDHRQLDYYVIYARIYSLVRADAAVTVKVLQQATKIDYRFRPSYRMVWMAKQKAVAQIYGDWEESYAELPRWMLGVQSTMARTVTVLKTSPVRVGDQVDESIVYFHRLFWTFLPCIEAFRHCKPLVSIDGTHLYGKYGGTLLFAIAQDGNSNILLISFALVEGENAESWSFFLSNLRSHVTPQKGILVISDRHNGFKATLEAPENGWLPPQDFRAFCIRHVAANFSLSFKGKDARRMLVNADYAKTEAEFYYWFDIMRTENPVMCDWANRMEYDKWTQH